A region of the Gymnogyps californianus isolate 813 chromosome 20, ASM1813914v2, whole genome shotgun sequence genome:
AAAACCTCAGGAGGTAGAGGTTTGGAGGTTGCTTCTAGCCTAACAGCTACAGCCTATTAGCTCAGCCTGCTGGAACAGCTGTTTCTCTAGACTAGTTTTTGGCAGAACGATCTAATGTAAATTATATGTTTAACAATATATGACAcagttcttaatttttaaggGTGTTAGATCCATCGTGGATTagataagaatttttttttttcctaatgacattaatatttaaaagctgactgttacatatatattatttaaatgaaacataGTAGGAACATGGAATGATAGAATGGCCTTAGGACTTTCTGTCATTGGTTCTCCCTCAACTCTGTTCAGAATCAGcttatctttaaaatacttggTGGGGCTTTACAGCAGCCACCCAAGAAAGATGTCCAGAAAGATGACTGATCTCGGAGAAGAGCTGTGGCATATTTTACAAAGTTTTGtaaattgaaatgaaactgTGACCCACAGAAACAATTGTTGtctggtggtttggggttttttgcaagcTTGAGTGTATTTATGAAGAGGAAATCTGGAGAAGAGTATCCATTACTACATGCAAttaaaggggagggaaaaacgACAGCAACTTACTGCAATTCTTGTAAAAAGCTTTACAAAACTCCTGGGAATAGAAGCCACTGATGCTTCTGGTTCCAGAATTGTTCTTAATGATCTTATTACTCTATTCTCTGTTCTTCTAGTGAACTTCCCTTGGTTCTAAAAATCATCAGACACATAGAACACTTTTGCAGACAAATGAAGTGGAGAAGCAAACTCTGAGGGCTTTTCGGTCCAGGCACCTTGGAGGAGGAATATCCAGCACCAAATTCCTATAGATCAGAGGGTGTTTACTGAGACTGGACTATTTTGCTGAAGACAGGattttttgcaatatttgtaAGTTCTGCATGTATATTTGAATAGCATGGTTGTTAGTTATTTGTAAACTCTCTTTATTATTTGTTATAAGTTGTGATGTGGTTAGACATTCTATCAAAAATATATCCTTCTCTCATTTATTGTACCAAACTTCAATGTACATAGGATTCAAAGAGTTCAAGTAGGTTATGCATTTTTTAGGAtagataatattttaattttttttttttaaagaatccttCCACAGAATTTTGAAGGTTATTTCCCTTACAAATTCATACTCATGAGGAAATGTGGCTTTGTCTTCATTATCAAAGATATTACCAACAGGGTTTAGAAACGAAAGCACATATAATGACTAAACTAAGTTTGAGCAAGTTGCCAGGGAGAAAGAATTGAGTCTATTCTGCAGATTTTAATATTGCACCTATTCTGTCAAAAATAAGTGATTGCATTTTCTGTAGCCATCTCTCTGACATTTTTGGCTCAATCCACATTAATTTAAATaggacaaaaaattaaaattatacatGGCTGTATTCCcagtgtattttttccattttttttataaaactatttttataactttttcactgaagtaattgttcttctgtatttttagtatCATATtccaaatggaaatatttttctatatataatTTCTTACTTATAGAACAATTAAGTTAATAAGATATTATGGTATTCTTTCAGAGTGATTCTAAGGACACAAAGAACTTGAAAGGTGAGCTCAGAGGACATAGTGAGTTAAACTGCCGTCATTAGTATTTTGTCTATACTATGCTGTTTTGCTTCCAGTAACCCTAAATGTGCAAGTTTGCAAattgatgttttctttacatgtaTATTGTACAAAATTGTAGAAGATGCAAATACCTGACAAACGTTTCGTTCCTGTCCTACTTGCACAGGAAAATGTAAGTGACCCTTGATGTAAATATTAACTAGTCCCATAGAACTGAAAATCTAGCTTTAATGTACAAGCTAGGTTTGCAGACAGCccctcagaatatttttgtgaagaGAAGCAACCTTGAAGAGTGCTTATGACGTTGTTTTCACACTAAATGTACAGAGAAGATTACTGATCACTGTAATTTGGTTTATAATTGAAggctttttaaagattttgtaaCATTCCTGTGTTCAAAGCCATAAGATTTCCAAGCAATCTAGGATTTCAGAGTATGTTTCTAAGGCTGATCAGCTCTCTCTAAAAGCCAGCTATGCAGCAGTTCAAATATGATGCATTCATGTCTCCACTGCTGGAGTTccagaatattttgcattcagtgGCATGAAGACCAACGTTTGTCTGATTAAAACAGTTTgataggaaagcaaaaaaaaaaaaaaaaaaaaaaaaaaaagcctgctctACTTTCAGTATAGTATATTTGTTAACTTGTGTCAAATTTGTTGTGGTTATAAATCAGACAAGATCAGACGTGTGGTCTCACAGCCATCTCTTATCTGTGGTaacctttccctttctgtttccGTGTCTCATGTTTGAGGTGACGCTCATCTCCCAAGAATCACACGCCCCAGTTTTCATCTAGCACTGCTGTAACTCTGTAAAGCCATTAGGTGATAATTTTCCTATATGCAGGAAGCCCTCTGTGCTCAGCATCACTAAGATACGGTTATGGCACAAGCAGGCTTTTTCCACATGCCTCATATAATCCTGAGAATATATTGTGGCACAAAACAGTTAGAaagtagagaagaaaagcagagattgtTCAGGTTTGAGATTGTTCAGGCTTTAACAAAGACTGGAGGTGGATGAGGCACTAGTTTTAAGCAGAAGTAGTCAGCTCTGCAGTGAGGTGGCTGGCAAGCTCTGGGACACTCTGGCTTGCTTTCTCCATTCTGGAGTGGGTAAGGGCAGTGGGGACAGTAACAAATAGCATGGAGGTAATgacctattaaactgttccaACTCTAGGCATAGTGAGTATGTGTCCATCTGTCTCACTTCTGGGATGAGAGCAATCCCTCCCCTGCTGTTTCTGGAGACTAGTCCTAGGCAAAAGGGGACTCATGGCCCCATAAAGTGCTGACTTGAGGTGTTTGTGTCATTCCTCACAGACTGCCTGCTCATCATGTCTTCCATTCTTGGGAAGATGAAGAAATTTGGCAGTTCTGACATGGAGGAATCTGACGTGACAGATGAACACACGGATGGGGAGGACTCCATGCTGGAAACGCCTGACAGCCTCCAGGGTACACTCAGCACCAAGGCACAGCCACCCAAAAGCAACATCTTTGCAAGACGTGGGCGGTTTGTGATGGGCGATAGTGACAAGGACATGGCTCCCATGGACTCCTTTTACCAGATGGATCACCTGATGGCACCTTCTGTCGTCAAATTTCATGCCAATTTGGAGAGGGGGAAACTTCACAAGTAAGTTTGCCTTGTAAGATTTGGGTGTAATGAACAGTTTGACAGCTGCAGACTGTGTTTCTTAGAGCAGCATTTGTTCTCTCCACATGAGCACGcccattttttcagtttcactgtTTCCTATGCCAAAATAAGGAGTGTTGCATCTGTGACAATAGCTGTTGTCTCTTGACATCTCTGAAAATTTAGTCCATGGATATTTTACCCAAAATTAGCGGTAGGCCTTAATTCACTTGCTTGAGACTGTTCAGTGGATGGACATCACTCAGAATGAGAACATGGGATTGCCTGGCTCCCAGGCCTGCAGTTAGACTGCTATACTTCAATGCCTCTTTTAAGTCTTGTTCTCAGCTTTTCAGCAACAGATATATAATTTTATCAGGACAGTTGCTTGCAGACTTTGTTGATCTTGTAGACTTCGCAGATCCATCTATACTAATCTGTAGTGCTTACTACTTCacacaagcaaatgaaaaacagtattcTGGTAGTTTATAAAAAGTCTGCTAAATATCTCACTTTAAGTAACTGAAATTTACCCTTGTTAGGCTCCTATCTACAGATTCCATCACAGGCTGCtcagaaaaagctttcaaattttATGACCGCAGAAGGATCTTTGATGCTGTAGCCCAAGGCAACACAAGGGACCTGGATGATCTGCTACTCTACCTTAATAGAACCTTGAAGCATCTCACAGATGATGAGTTCAAAGGTACCCTTTAGTGTCACGTACCCTAAGTTGccctcttcttcttccagtAGTGCTCctgagatgaaaacaaaaaaacgtAATTGTGTTAAGTGTCTGCAGGAGGTCCTCTAACAGCCAGTACTTCCCTATTGACTGGGCAACCCATTGATTGTAAGGTTACAGGAGAATTCAGAAAAGTTGAAATTTTCTGTGCAACTCTGAATgagttttcttgtcttttgcAAAGAACCTCATTAATTCCTGTATGCCTGGGAGTAGATGGTAGGTTTCTAATCACTTCTATATAGCTGCAATTTTTTGTGTTATAGAGCCAGAAACTGGGAAAACCTGCTTACTGAAAGCCATGCTGAATCTACATGATGGGAAAAATGATACCATTCCCTTGCTACTGGATATTGCAAGGAAAACTGGAACCCTGAAAGAGTTTGTTAATGCAGAGTATACTGACAACTACTACAAGGGTAAGAGAAACAGCTGATACAGTAAATACTTTTGGTGATAAGACTGAAGATAGGGTTAGGCGGGGCTCTCAAACGGCCTTATGCATAAGGCCTTATGCCTGAGGATGCAGCACCCCAAAGTTCCAGTGTGTGATTAACAATCAGTGCATTTGTGCTAGGGCAGCGTTTTGTTAGGTGCaatattcttccatttttgaTGTACAGTGATTTAATAGCAAGTTCAGGGGACTTCCATTTGCTGTCTGTGCcatctttttttgttcaatTCTAGAGCTTTTTGGTCTGCAAAGCTCTCAGTTCCACCATCTTACATGGAGCTGAATGAATTGTGGTGCCTGAAAGCTCTCAGTCTGTATTAAATGTTGAAGATTTCTGTCTGATGAGTGTCTCTGTAGGCCAGACTGCACTTCACATCGCCATTGAGAGAAGGAACATGTACCTGGTGAAGCTCTTGGTCCAGAACGGAGCAGATGTTCATGCAAGAGCCTGTGGGGAGTTCTTCAGGAAAATCAAAGGGAAACCTGGCTTTTATTTTGGTAGGGGTGAGCACAGTATGGGCTTTATTGATTGAGTTATCCTAGCATTATCCCAAGTGCAAGTTGTTAAATAATCCTGTTTATGTGGGACTGGAGGCTCAGAAGTAGCAGATGGGCTGTTCCACCACAGTCCAAATATTTACTCCCAAAGATTATAAAGAAACAGAGTTGGTAGTTGATGGTGTTCGGTGTGAGCTTGGTGTCTGCATCCCTTTGTTCTCTGGGCACTGTATCCTTTGAAAGGTTGTAACCTTCTGCTAGCTCtcctttcagtgcttttttaaGCAGCCGTGTTTCTGTGATGCagttaaagcaaagaaaatgtgattctAACAGCTATCACAAGAATTGGTGCTATATCAGACAGAGAAATTCACCTCTTCTCCTCATGGTGAAAGATGAAAGCAACATgatcttctttctgtttatgcACATGTAGTAATGGGCTTTCTGACCACTCATTCCCATTACTTGCCCGTAGGGGAGCTGCCTTTGTCCCTGGCTGCCTGCACCAACCAGCTCTGCATTGTGAAGTTCCTCCTTGAGAACCCCTACCAGGCAGCCAACATCGCCGCTGAGGACTCCATGGGCAATATGGTCCTGCACACACTGGTGGAGATTGCAGATAATACTAAGGATAATACCAAGTTTGTTACCAAGATGTACAATAACATATTGATCCTTGGTGCCAAAATTAATCCAATCCTGAAGCTGGAAGAACTCACCAACAAGAAAGGGCTGACTCCATTAACTCTGGCAGCCAAAACAGGGAAGATAGGGGTAGGTGAGCAAATGTGTTTAACTGTCCCATTACCTTATCCAGTTACACAGAGTACGTGCAAAACATTTATGCAGGACAGATTTTATCACTGCTTATTGTTGGGGCCTTTTAGTTAAGAGGAACTGATGCTGCAATTTAACAGGCAAAACTGCATAGTCCTTAAAGGCTAAGAagcgtgtgtgtgtctgtgcgcAGCTGGCATTATTCATATACCACTGGTATGCAAGGCAGCCCaagtggaaacagaaaatgggACTATGCTATCTGAACTACTAGAGGCCTTGTACTTTTGACTGGCTGATATAACTCATCTTCTGGCCGTCCCCATTCAAAATGACTGTATGCTCAGAGATGTGTAACGtacatctctgcttttctcttgcagtttTGAAACGGATAATGGCAAGCTGTAAGCGGTATTTGTATTTCTCATCTCCCAGCATCCAGTGAGAAAATGAATTGTGTTCACTTCAGACTTTGATATCTGCAGTGCTCCAGTGGTTTGGCTTCAGCACAGTTAAACTAGGGAGAAATTAGCCATCCTGTCTTGTGGAGATACTGATGAACTAGAAGTCCATTAGCACTGAAATGTtggttgtatttttcttttgcaattagATTTTCGCTTACATCCTGAGACGAGAGATCAAAGATTCCGAGTGCAGACACTTGTCTAGGAAGTTCACTGAATGGGCTTATGGACCTGTCCACTCATCTCTTTATGACCTGTCCTGTATAGACACATGCGAGAAAAATTCAGTGCTTGAGATTATTGCCTACAGTAGTGAAACCCCAGTGAGTATGCACCTCCTTGGCATTTTATTCACAGGCTGGGGGACTGTTGGGGAAGAGCTCCGTGTTCCACACAGTGCATCTTTTGCCtcatttctgtaaaacagcaaTCTCCCCTCCTGAGTTTAAGGGTACTAGAGGGAACATTTGCTGAAGATGAATataatttgctgttttcaaagcCCAGTACATACCGGTCCCATCAAgattctcctctttctccttctgctcaGAACCGTCATGAGATGCTGCTGGTGGAACCCCTTAACAGGCTGCTGCAAGACAAATGGGACCGGTTTGTCAAACACTTATTTTACTTCAACTTCTTTGTCTATACCCTGCATATCATCATCCTCACCGCAGCTGCTTACTACAGACCTgtggagaagaaggaaaaggtatGTTACTCCTGTCATATATCAGGGGAACCACGCAGTGCATCATATCCCAGATCTGCCTCCCATTTGAATGTGTGCTCCTTACATCAgaattttcatctttcctgaAGATAGAAGGGAGATTTTGATCCTGCTTGCTTCCCAGTCCTGCCCCCTTGCTGCAACACATTCAGGAACTTAACCTGTTCCCCCAGAAACGAAGTTGCTTTCAGCTGCTGGCAAGGGCAGGACTTTTCTATCTCCAGTTCTGCTGAACACATCTATTTTCCTGTCTTATACAGCCTCCCTTCACATTTGGTCACAGCACTGGGGAATATTTTCGAGTGACTGGAGAGATCCTGAGTGTACTGGGAggtctctatttttttttcagaggggtAAGATATttgaaacttttcctttttgctgtttgaGTAGGTGTAGGAGAGAATCAAACATGCCTTTCTATTCATTAGCATTGGCTGCTAAGATGATCCATGTTTTAGTCAAGAGCTACGAATCTTTTTCCTAGGCCTGATTAGGAGTTCCTAGGTTACTAATGAGCCCAGAGGCTAAGATACAGTTTTATCTATTGTATAAAAAAAGACTATCCTTAGAAGTCAATGAGCATCTCGGCAATTAGCCTGGCCAAAGCTTAAGAATGGGGTATTGCAAATAGCCAGGCCTCTATTAAAGATTACCTGTCTTAGCTTAAAGTCCCCCTGCTTCCTCTTGGCAGCCAATGGAGAGCATACAGTGAATCACAGGTCCTCAAACCAGTGACTGAATAGGTGGTTGTCTTCAAAAGAGACACCAGATGTAAGAGAAATCAAGTGTTGCTGGAAGAGTCCTCCCTAGATCTTGTGCCACTGTTGGTTTTGAGCTATTCTCGTGAGATGCTTTATAGGTACCAGCTCGCTGATATAGGTATCAGTGCTTAGTTGATGCATTCACGTGGGATACTTAATCCCTCCTTGGACGCAAACCTCGtcttcattcccttttttttcagatacagtATTTCGTGCAGAGGCGCCCGTCATTCAAGACACTGATAGTTGACAGCTACAGTGAGGTTCTTTTGTAAGCTCCAATATCTTTGATTGCATTTCAGCATGAAACAGATGAGTGTGTGAGATCTGTAGCTTTGGTTGAAGCCACTTGTAATAGGTAGATGCTTTGCTATAATTTCCTGGGTCCTTACAAAATACTTGTCAGTGGATATCATAGCACTTGAACAAGTGGGTCTGGATCAGTAACCTCCTGTGGAAGTAAAGCAAATGAAGTGTCTAGAAGTTCGGTGACTGTGTCATGCAGCAGAGTTAGGAATAGATCTCCAAGTTGGACTTGCAATCGAGTGTATGCATTGGATGTATAGAAATCTTCCTGTTCCTAAAGGGAGCTTTGCCTCTCAATAATTTGGgccctttctcttcccagctggAGTGCAGCTAAACAGGGCAATTTCATGGGTCTGTGGAAAAAGAGGGAGTGCTGAAGGAATTAGTGTTTTCAAGgacttttcttccctccagtCACAAGGAAGAGCAGGGATGAGACTACAGAAGTTTGTatgtggggaaactgaggaGTTTGCAAGAGGAACTGTAGGatttgagaagggaaagaatgaagggaagagaggaagtgTCTGTCAAGGCTCCTTTGTGTTTTGGAGGATCCCTCATTCTGCTGTCTATCTCATGGGACTCTTCTGTTCCCACCACCTGTGGCCAGCTCAGCACTCTGCATTCAGACCATGTTTGTCTTTCAGCTTTGTTCACTCCTTGCTCCTCCTGAGCTC
Encoded here:
- the TRPV1 gene encoding transient receptor potential cation channel subfamily V member 1 — translated: MSSILGKMKKFGSSDMEESDVTDEHTDGEDSMLETPDSLQGTLSTKAQPPKSNIFARRGRFVMGDSDKDMAPMDSFYQMDHLMAPSVVKFHANLERGKLHKLLSTDSITGCSEKAFKFYDRRRIFDAVAQGNTRDLDDLLLYLNRTLKHLTDDEFKEPETGKTCLLKAMLNLHDGKNDTIPLLLDIARKTGTLKEFVNAEYTDNYYKGQTALHIAIERRNMYLVKLLVQNGADVHARACGEFFRKIKGKPGFYFGELPLSLAACTNQLCIVKFLLENPYQAANIAAEDSMGNMVLHTLVEIADNTKDNTKFVTKMYNNILILGAKINPILKLEELTNKKGLTPLTLAAKTGKIGIFAYILRREIKDSECRHLSRKFTEWAYGPVHSSLYDLSCIDTCEKNSVLEIIAYSSETPNRHEMLLVEPLNRLLQDKWDRFVKHLFYFNFFVYTLHIIILTAAAYYRPVEKKEKPPFTFGHSTGEYFRVTGEILSVLGGLYFFFRGIQYFVQRRPSFKTLIVDSYSEVLFFVHSLLLLSSVVLYFCGQELYVASMVFSLALGWANMLYYTRGFQQMGIYSVMIAKMILRDLCRFMFVYLVFLLGFSTAVVTLIEDDNEGQDTNSSEYARCCHMKRGRTSYNSLYYTCLELFKFTIGMGDLEFTENYRFKSVFVILLVLYVILTYILLLNMLIALMGETVSKIAQESKSIWKLQRAITILDIENSYLNCVRRSFRSGKQVLVGVTPDGQDDYRWCFRVDEVNWSTWNTNLGIINEDPGYSGDLKRNPSYSIKPGRVSGKNWKTLVPLLRDGSRREETQKLPEEVKLKPILEPYYEPEDSETVKESLPKSV